From Rhodococcus sp. B7740:
GGACATACTCTGTCGTCGGATAGGGTGCCGCACTCATGTGTGCAGCGCCGCGGTCCATTCCACCAACGGGGCGAGAGCTCGCCAGGCATCGCGCACCTTCGTCGCGGCCTTGGGTGTCTCGAGCCACGCGGGTGAGCCGAAATGCTTGCCCGCGGTGAGTGACTTGTGGCGCAAGAGGTCGATGCGCGGGTGGTCGAGCTCGTATCCCCGCGGCTTGGTCTTGAGCTTGTCGCCGCCGATCTCGTAGCCGGCCTTGGTCAGCGTCGCCAGTATCCGCTCGAGTTCGGCTCCGCGGACGTCGTCGTCGACGGTGCGGCGGTAGCGGGCAACGCCTTCGGACGAGGAGTTGTAGAAGCCGCCTGCAACGAACAATCCGGCGGGATCTATCTGCACGTAGAAGCCGAGACTGTCACCGCGAGCGACGAAGCCGCCCTGGTGGGTCTTGTACGGGGTCTTGTCCTTGGAGAAGCGAACGTCGCGGTAGGGGCGGAAGACCTTGGCGGTACCGAACTCCGATTCGAGTGTCGCGAGCAACGCCGTCATCGGACCCTTGACCGCGTTGTCGTAGACATCCTTGTGCTCGTTCCACCAGAGCTTGCTGTTGTCGGCTTCGAGGTCCTCGTAGAAGTCCAGGGCCGCGAAGGGTATTCCGGTGAAGCCAGTCATCGTTCGATCCTATGCGGCCCCGGTAGCCGACGAACGAGGGATGGATTGAAGCGCGAGATAGACATCGAGCCGATCCGAGGTGGAACTCATATCGCGGCCCAGCAACTCCTCGACTCGCTTGATTCGGTACCGCACGGTGTTCAGGTGTACGTGCAACGATTCGGCCGTTCGGTTCCACGATCCGCCGGTGGCCAGGAACTCGCGGAGGGTATCGGTCAGACCGGCATCGGTTCGCCTGTCGTAGTCGAGCAGCGGCGCCAGAACGTGTTCGACGAACGACCGACGCACGTCGTCGGGCAGAGCCGAGAGCATCGTCACCGCCGATGTCGGTTGCGCACCCGCGGTGATGGTCACCGGGCTCGACCCTTGCCTGCTCATTTCCAGTGCGTGGCGGGCCGATCGCAGCGCGCCGTCGATGGTGATCCCGGTCGCTTCGGAACTGACGCCCACGAGCAGACGGCTGTGTCCGATGCCGGAGCCCAAACGGCTCAATCGGGTTCGCAGTGTGTGCGTGAAGCTCGGATCGTCGGTGTTCACGACGGCGACGATGTCGCCGTGCGTGCTGCATCCGACGCACCCGCCGCCGAAGGAGGTCAGGGTGTCGCTGAGAACCGTGCGCAGCATCTCGCGCAGGTCGATCCGTCCGCTGTGGACGACCCTGACGACCACCAGCGAGCGGTCCGGGTCGACTCCTGCCTGGCGCAGCCGCGTCATGGCTTCGGGTCTGGTGCTGTCGGTTTCGATCAACGCCACTGCCTGGTCGGCGATTTCACGACGGACCAGCCGTCCCTCCTCGCGTCGAGCACGATCGAGCGCGGCGATCGCCGCGAGCTGACCGAACGCGTCGGAGATGGCGGGTGGGAACGTCGCCATGTCTCCGGCCACTGCGAGGAACCATCGCGTGGTCCGCTGCACGAGCGACGGTCCGATGCCGAAGATGCTGTACACATCGCCGTCACCGAGAGTGGTTGTCGTGGGGAGCCTTTCGGAGGACAGCGCGGCGTGCGTCAGCGTGTCCACGTCGGCATCGGTGAACGCCGAGACCTCGGCGACCAGCCGACGTCCGGTCGCGGTGAAGATCAGACACGCCATCCCGGTCTCCCTGGAGGTGTGCAACGCCAACTCGTCGAGCGCTCTGCCGTCCGCGATCGCCGTGAGCAGCTGACGTTGCCGGACGAGCGAGGTGTTCAGCATGGCTATGCGGTCTCCGGTGACACGGCCGACGAGGAACTCGGTCACCTCCCCGAACGACACGGCCTCGGGTATTGCGAGCAGCGGTAGACCGTGCCGCTCGCAGGCCTCGATCAGGTCGGGTGGGACGTGGCCGAGAAGCCCTTCACCGGCGGCCAGTGCCGACGCTCCCGATTCGGTGACGGCCCGGACGAACATCTCACTGTCCGCGCGCGTTCGATGCCATACGAGACCGGTGATGACCAGCTCACCACCCGCGATGTAGCGCGACGGGTCGGGCAGATCCGTCGTGTACGTCCATCGCAACGTCCGACCCAGTGCGTCGGTATCGGAGGTGAGCAATCGAATGCCGAGCTGCGCGGCGTCCAGCAAGTCCTTGACCTGCACTGCGGTTCCTCCCCCGGCCCTCGCTGAGCGTGCCCGAAACAGCCGAGCGCGTAGGAAGAAACAGTATGTGTGGGTTGTTTCCACCGGGTTTCGGGCGTATCGCCGAACGACCGAAGATCGGTAACAGATACTCATTACAGTTCGAGAGGACACATCGGCTGGTGGATCTGCCGGCGTGGAGGATCCGCCGGCGAGGACGAGGGGTGAACGACGACCATGGATCTCGGTACTGTCGACGACATCGTGCTTCCCGGCTCCCGCGCGGACCTTCCGCCAGGACGTGTGGACACTGCGGTCCTCGCGGGAGGTACCTGGCTGTTCTCGGAGAAGCAGGACCATCTGGCCACCCTCGTCGACATCACCGCCTTGGGCTGGGAGCCGTTGACAGTCACCGAGACCGGGCTCTCGATCGCCGCGACGTGCACCATCGAGACGCTGGCACGCTACACCTCTCCGTGGCCGGCCACCGCGCTGTTTCCCCGCTGCGCAGCAGCATTGTTGGCCTCGTTCAAGATCTGGAAGACCGCCACCGTCGGCGGCAACATCGCGCTGGCTCTTCCTGCCGGAGCGATGATCTCGTTGACCGCAGCCCTCGACGGCGTCGGGCAGGTGTGGTCGGGCGATGGCCCCGATCACGACTATCGCATCGCGATCGCAGACCTGGTCACGGGCCCGCACGCCAATGCCCTCCGACCGGGAGACGTGCTGCGCAGTATCGATGTTCCACTGCACGCTCTCCAGTCGCGAACGGCGATGCGCAAGCTCGCGCTGTCACCGCTCGGCCGATCGGCGGCCGTGGTGATCGGGCGGGTCGACGAGGGCGGCGAGTTCGTTCTGACCGTCAGCGCGTCGACCGTCCGTCCGTTCGTTCTACGCTTCCCGGCCCTGCCGACGGCGGGCGAGCTCGACGACGCGCTCGCCGCCACCATCGGTCCCCAGCACTGGTACGACGACCCCCACGGGGCTCCGGACTGGCGGCGTCACATCAGTTGCACTGCAGCGCAGCAGATTCGCGAGGAGTTGTCATGATCGTAGACATCAACGGTGTGCCGACCGATGTCACTCCACGGCCAGGTCAGTGTCTGCGCACCATGCTCCGTGAACACGACCACTTCGAGGTGAAGAAGGGGTGCGACGCGGGCGACTGCGGCGCATGTTCGGTTCTCGTCGACGGTGAACCGGTGCATTCGTGCATCTTCCCCGCGTTCCGTGCAGCGAACCGGTCCGTCACCACCGTTGCGGGGCTCGGTACACCGGACGATCTCCATCCGATGCAGAGCCGGTTCGTCGAAGCCGCCGGATTCCAGTGTGGGTTCTGCACTGCGGGAATGATCGTCACGGCCTCGACGCTGAC
This genomic window contains:
- a CDS encoding DUF2461 domain-containing protein, giving the protein MTGFTGIPFAALDFYEDLEADNSKLWWNEHKDVYDNAVKGPMTALLATLESEFGTAKVFRPYRDVRFSKDKTPYKTHQGGFVARGDSLGFYVQIDPAGLFVAGGFYNSSSEGVARYRRTVDDDVRGAELERILATLTKAGYEIGGDKLKTKPRGYELDHPRIDLLRHKSLTAGKHFGSPAWLETPKAATKVRDAWRALAPLVEWTAALHT
- a CDS encoding PucR family transcriptional regulator encodes the protein MQVKDLLDAAQLGIRLLTSDTDALGRTLRWTYTTDLPDPSRYIAGGELVITGLVWHRTRADSEMFVRAVTESGASALAAGEGLLGHVPPDLIEACERHGLPLLAIPEAVSFGEVTEFLVGRVTGDRIAMLNTSLVRQRQLLTAIADGRALDELALHTSRETGMACLIFTATGRRLVAEVSAFTDADVDTLTHAALSSERLPTTTTLGDGDVYSIFGIGPSLVQRTTRWFLAVAGDMATFPPAISDAFGQLAAIAALDRARREEGRLVRREIADQAVALIETDSTRPEAMTRLRQAGVDPDRSLVVVRVVHSGRIDLREMLRTVLSDTLTSFGGGCVGCSTHGDIVAVVNTDDPSFTHTLRTRLSRLGSGIGHSRLLVGVSSEATGITIDGALRSARHALEMSRQGSSPVTITAGAQPTSAVTMLSALPDDVRRSFVEHVLAPLLDYDRRTDAGLTDTLREFLATGGSWNRTAESLHVHLNTVRYRIKRVEELLGRDMSSTSDRLDVYLALQSIPRSSATGAA
- a CDS encoding FAD binding domain-containing protein, giving the protein MDLGTVDDIVLPGSRADLPPGRVDTAVLAGGTWLFSEKQDHLATLVDITALGWEPLTVTETGLSIAATCTIETLARYTSPWPATALFPRCAAALLASFKIWKTATVGGNIALALPAGAMISLTAALDGVGQVWSGDGPDHDYRIAIADLVTGPHANALRPGDVLRSIDVPLHALQSRTAMRKLALSPLGRSAAVVIGRVDEGGEFVLTVSASTVRPFVLRFPALPTAGELDDALAATIGPQHWYDDPHGAPDWRRHISCTAAQQIREELS